A window of the Haloquadratum walsbyi C23 genome harbors these coding sequences:
- a CDS encoding DUF433 domain-containing protein yields MSITLNREYDFSQSEYLAQEIESTPHIRGRRITVRDIGALVHKRKLAPATIADRFELPEAAVHEALAFYHLNPEYFAQLEQSRRRQHEDAITPDDVAPDEPVDAAALGVENLSVTFDNGDDTPEPEPDGSGA; encoded by the coding sequence ATGAGTATCACACTGAACCGTGAGTACGACTTCTCCCAGAGCGAGTACCTTGCTCAAGAGATCGAATCCACCCCGCATATCCGCGGCCGTCGGATCACCGTCCGAGACATCGGTGCGCTAGTCCACAAGCGCAAGCTGGCGCCGGCGACCATCGCCGACCGATTCGAGTTGCCCGAGGCTGCCGTTCACGAAGCGCTCGCATTCTACCATCTGAACCCTGAGTACTTTGCCCAGCTCGAACAATCACGCCGACGCCAGCACGAGGACGCGATCACGCCTGATGACGTCGCCCCCGACGAGCCGGTTGATGCTGCCGCCCTCGGCGTTGAGAACCTCTCGGTGACGTTCGACAACGGGGACGATACCCCAGAGCCGGAACCAGACGGAAGCGGGGCCTGA
- a CDS encoding DUF5615 family PIN-like protein, translating into MASFDILLDENIEPFHDELRSLGHNATHVLDVPELGEGAQDEPDILPWLQANDTILFTQDDHWIGADSSDPQNAIDPARTAGGLWLKDESMTPGQQITAIRVIATLLSAADLDGEYVEVTQRWLDYIE; encoded by the coding sequence ATGGCGTCGTTCGACATCCTGCTCGATGAAAATATCGAGCCGTTTCACGACGAGCTCCGGAGCCTCGGGCACAACGCCACGCACGTGCTGGACGTTCCCGAGCTGGGGGAAGGTGCGCAAGACGAGCCTGACATCCTCCCGTGGCTTCAAGCGAACGATACTATCCTGTTCACACAAGACGACCACTGGATCGGCGCCGACTCCTCGGACCCACAGAACGCCATCGACCCTGCTCGGACCGCCGGTGGGCTCTGGCTCAAGGACGAGTCGATGACCCCGGGTCAGCAGATCACGGCTATCCGCGTTATCGCGACACTGCTGTCCGCCGCCGACCTCGACGGCGAGTACGTTGAGGTCACACAGCGCTGGCTCGACTACATCGAGTAG
- a CDS encoding ribbon-helix-helix domain-containing protein: MVKSTVRFPQEVLDKVEQMVEEGTCSNKSEFQRFAVEYVLSKATDHDPDIVDFDEIWTDIFAEQTEGNIPTAEPASAGDDTFIQVATRVRQFGRREQIQTAEEYIDTHYPASDPRSILLDDILAPYRNQPPDE, encoded by the coding sequence ATGGTAAAGTCGACTGTCCGATTCCCCCAGGAAGTTCTGGACAAAGTTGAACAAATGGTCGAGGAAGGGACGTGCTCGAACAAATCGGAATTCCAGCGGTTTGCTGTCGAGTACGTACTCTCGAAGGCAACGGATCACGACCCAGATATAGTGGATTTTGACGAAATTTGGACAGATATATTTGCAGAACAGACAGAAGGAAATATTCCGACCGCTGAACCGGCTTCCGCTGGAGATGATACGTTCATCCAGGTTGCGACACGAGTTCGGCAGTTTGGCAGGCGCGAGCAAATTCAGACTGCTGAAGAGTACATCGATACTCACTATCCTGCTTCTGACCCTCGAAGCATACTCCTTGATGATATTCTTGCTCCGTATCGAAATCAACCCCCTGATGAGTAA
- a CDS encoding P-loop NTPase family protein — translation MSNGTDPNQMDETYFGLSKKYLIFEVGRISYAVGIGTAVMTMFVLGVSVIGIELPEIVVFASFVICFGFLPVALYLYDRCHERDFVIADLGHTMVRPVTLLFRILRGP, via the coding sequence ATGAGCAACGGGACAGACCCGAACCAAATGGACGAGACGTACTTCGGTCTCTCTAAAAAATATCTGATATTCGAAGTAGGTCGGATCTCGTATGCAGTCGGGATCGGCACCGCAGTGATGACTATGTTTGTACTTGGAGTGTCCGTTATTGGCATTGAACTGCCGGAAATCGTTGTCTTCGCTAGTTTCGTGATCTGTTTTGGATTTCTCCCGGTTGCATTATACCTCTATGATCGGTGTCACGAACGTGACTTTGTGATCGCCGACCTTGGACACACAATGGTTCGTCCGGTTACGCTCCTCTTCCGAATCCTTCGAGGTCCGTGA
- a CDS encoding argonaute/piwi family protein: MMEQVIHYGIPQKVRHPVDEIMNFSGLLPDGTLIDVVPMTKSADQRLIQQGSSGFGNIDNGTAVADNSEEGLLVSHKPDCGTAHLLKITVQDYVSLNRDEINSRTAEELLMKYSQLSCLNWFSGFNQGKCALLQVLTHNLDENLSADIDAPDSMSIISFIRSDI; this comes from the coding sequence ATGATGGAGCAGGTGATTCACTATGGGATCCCTCAGAAAGTGAGACATCCGGTTGATGAGATCATGAACTTTAGTGGTCTTCTGCCGGATGGCACGTTGATCGATGTTGTTCCTATGACCAAGTCAGCTGATCAGCGGTTGATTCAACAAGGGAGTTCTGGTTTTGGGAACATTGATAACGGGACTGCGGTGGCTGATAACAGTGAGGAGGGGCTGCTGGTGTCGCACAAACCGGATTGCGGCACCGCACATCTATTGAAGATCACTGTGCAAGATTATGTCTCGTTGAATCGCGATGAGATTAATTCGCGGACTGCAGAGGAATTGCTGATGAAGTACTCTCAGTTGAGTTGCTTGAATTGGTTCTCAGGTTTCAATCAGGGCAAGTGTGCCCTGCTGCAAGTTCTGACGCACAATTTGGATGAGAATCTGTCCGCGGACATTGATGCCCCGGACAGCATGTCGATAATCTCGTTCATACGGAGTGACATATAA
- a CDS encoding metallophosphoesterase family protein, whose translation MSSKQNTTFAHISDAHIGHRQYNVKKRRDDMQLSFLSAAVEAIDRGVDFAVFSGDLFHNKDVDALALSDAERCLDEFQTENDNEDDIPVVAIQGNHDDNLYKEDLGWLEYLHQQGKLIFLEADFGDTETFEPHDPDNKGTSAGFVDFDDVRVFGVQYLGRRLENHLDDVVEGIQAANERYGEPGYTVLLGHFGIEGQVPKMSGLEYSKLEPLREMVDYFGVGHLHTQYSIADWVYSPGSLEVHSIREDSNDLGYYTVTTTNDGLEPEHHLAKRRPFYTVEFSVDGYESPDELAQDFDQQVEAEVPNLRETQDREQFRGRGERRNPVVYLRLTGLLEFSRSRLDMDVLKGSIEERMDPIHIEPNDAMETRDAISVLENIDDGKDAVTDEYGQIDRDKLERRVFEQLVDGHPKFGDCPEEIASVLQSVKRRHLAGEPIDAVSDMIQEERRELFSVEGGDSA comes from the coding sequence ATGAGTTCAAAACAAAATACGACGTTTGCACATATTTCAGACGCACATATCGGGCATCGACAGTATAATGTCAAGAAGCGGCGGGATGATATGCAGCTCTCGTTTCTGTCTGCCGCTGTAGAAGCCATAGACCGGGGCGTGGATTTCGCAGTTTTCTCTGGTGACTTGTTTCACAACAAGGATGTTGATGCGCTGGCGTTGAGTGATGCTGAGAGGTGTTTAGATGAGTTTCAGACCGAGAATGATAATGAGGACGATATCCCGGTTGTTGCGATCCAAGGGAATCATGATGACAACCTCTACAAAGAGGATTTAGGTTGGCTTGAGTATCTCCATCAGCAGGGGAAGCTGATTTTCCTAGAGGCTGATTTCGGGGATACAGAAACGTTTGAACCACATGATCCAGATAATAAAGGGACGTCAGCCGGGTTTGTGGACTTTGATGATGTCCGGGTATTCGGAGTCCAGTATCTTGGTCGGCGCTTGGAGAATCATTTGGATGACGTTGTGGAGGGAATTCAAGCAGCGAATGAGCGGTATGGCGAGCCGGGCTATACGGTTTTACTTGGACATTTCGGTATTGAGGGTCAGGTGCCGAAGATGTCTGGATTGGAGTACAGTAAGTTGGAGCCACTTCGGGAGATGGTAGACTACTTTGGTGTCGGGCATCTGCACACGCAGTACTCAATTGCTGATTGGGTGTATAGTCCTGGTTCGCTCGAGGTTCACAGCATTCGTGAGGATAGCAACGATCTCGGGTACTACACTGTTACGACCACTAATGATGGGTTGGAGCCGGAACACCATCTGGCGAAAAGACGTCCGTTCTATACTGTTGAGTTCAGTGTGGATGGGTATGAGTCTCCTGACGAACTTGCGCAAGACTTTGATCAGCAGGTGGAGGCAGAGGTCCCGAATCTGCGTGAAACACAGGATCGTGAGCAGTTCCGTGGGCGTGGTGAGCGACGGAATCCAGTGGTGTACCTCCGCTTGACTGGGCTATTGGAGTTCAGTCGCAGTCGGTTGGATATGGATGTGCTCAAAGGAAGTATTGAAGAGCGCATGGATCCGATTCACATCGAACCGAATGACGCCATGGAGACTCGAGATGCGATTTCTGTTCTTGAGAATATTGATGATGGAAAGGATGCTGTAACGGATGAGTACGGTCAGATTGACCGTGATAAACTGGAACGTCGGGTATTTGAGCAGCTGGTGGATGGGCACCCGAAGTTTGGGGACTGTCCTGAGGAGATCGCTTCGGTGTTGCAGTCAGTCAAGCGACGGCATCTGGCAGGGGAACCGATTGATGCGGTATCGGATATGATTCAAGAGGAGCGGCGTGAGCTATTTTCCGTCGAGGGAGGTGATTCGGCATGA